The genomic window AAAATAAAAGCACACTAAGGTTAAAGTAAAAGCTTACTGAGTTTATTTTGTGTCGCACCTAGTTTTTGATAAAAATCTTTGTAAAGTCAAATACACTCAATTCTGATTAAAATACAGGCAGTTAAAGAAGGTGAAATAGGGTTAAAGTTTTAATGCCTGTTAGTTGATGATGTTTTACTGATGTTACTGTTTGTTTTTGTTAAATGTGTTTCGTAGCTTTGTGTTAATTATAACAATTAACTCTTTGCGTAATGAAGATACTCTTAAAACTTTTCTATTTTTCAGTGTTATTTATATTCTGTTCTTGTGGCAGTATGAAAGTTTCAACAACCGTATTAAAATCTTATCCTGCGTTACCTTCAGAAGAACCTGTGATGGTGTATTTTTCGGAGAATGAAGTTCCTTATGAATGGGAAGCTTTAGGAAGTGTTTCTGCTACTGATGGAGGAATGGCGGGTAAGGGTGATTCTATTTTAACGATTACCATCTTAAAAACAGAAGCTCGCAAGATAGGAGGAGAGGCTGTTCTTGTAACTAAATATATAGAACCTTCATTTAAGGGTAGTAGTTGTTATCAGATGTGGGCAACTATTATAAAGTCGAAAGCACCAAGTGTATTGTCGATTGAGAACAATGAAAAATCTGAAATTATTATAGCGGAAGTTCAAGAGTCGGACTCTATTAGTGTGGAATATCCAGAAGAAGAAAAGATAAGATATAGATTTCGTCTGTCGGGCGACTTTGGCTACGGTTTTAGAACAGCGTCTATGCCTCCTGGTTTAGATAGAGATGATAGGGAGTTCTTTGATAGTATGAATAATGGACCTGTCTATAAAGCAGCATTTGGTATCTTTATAACCGAAAATGCAGGAGTAGGGTTGAACTATTCAGGCTATACAAGTAAATCTACAGATAAGTTTAATGTTTATGGAACTACGTCTATTGATTATATAGGGGCGGATTATATTGTGAATGGTGAATTTGCTGATTCGTGGAGAGCTACAGTAAGTGCAGGATTAGGGTATATACATTATAACATAAGGGCTGAGTATCATACTGGTTTTAGTAATGGATTTTTGGAAGAGTCTGGTGGCTCGATTGGTTTTAATACGTCAGTAGGACTTGACTATATGATAAGCGATAAATGGGCAATAGGTGCAGAATTGTCTTATATGACAGGATTGGTTCGCAAAATTAAATTCAATGAAAAT from Dysgonomonadaceae bacterium PH5-43 includes these protein-coding regions:
- a CDS encoding hypothetical protein (product_source=Hypo-rule applied; cleavage_site_network=SignalP-noTM; superfamily=56925; transmembrane_helix_parts=Inside_1_6,TMhelix_7_29,Outside_30_350) is translated as MKILLKLFYFSVLFIFCSCGSMKVSTTVLKSYPALPSEEPVMVYFSENEVPYEWEALGSVSATDGGMAGKGDSILTITILKTEARKIGGEAVLVTKYIEPSFKGSSCYQMWATIIKSKAPSVLSIENNEKSEIIIAEVQESDSISVEYPEEEKIRYRFRLSGDFGYGFRTASMPPGLDRDDREFFDSMNNGPVYKAAFGIFITENAGVGLNYSGYTSKSTDKFNVYGTTSIDYIGADYIVNGEFADSWRATVSAGLGYIHYNIRAEYHTGFSNGFLEESGGSIGFNTSVGLDYMISDKWAIGAELSYMTGLVRKIKFNENGRVSEVTVDRKDAVGLGQFRFSIGIRSYLD